The following coding sequences lie in one Zingiber officinale cultivar Zhangliang chromosome 2B, Zo_v1.1, whole genome shotgun sequence genomic window:
- the LOC122048805 gene encoding uncharacterized protein LOC122048805 produces the protein MEGLSFPNDWRTTLVEFLRLGATLSNSEEARILRRRVSRFTLIEDQLYKKAFSRPLLKCVGSDDADYILREVYQGSCGGHPRGCSLARKILLAGYFWPTLQEDAAWTVATCLSCQKYHNLSHRLIEEIKMPTVSCSFDQ, from the coding sequence ATGGAAGGACTCTCTTTTCCAAATGACTGGAGAACGACTCTAGTGGAGTTCTTGCGGTTAGGAGCTACATTGTCCAATTCAGAGGAGGCTCGCATATTAAGGAGGAGAGTCAGTCGGTTCACCCTGATAgaggatcagctttacaaaaaggcctTCTCTAGGCCTTTGCTTAAATGTGTCGGATCGGATGACGCCGATTACATATTGCGAGAGGTATATCAAGGCTCCTGCGGGGGACATCCGAGAGGATGCTCATTAGCAAGGAAGATCTTGttggcaggatatttctggccgacCCTCCAGGAGGATGCCGCCTGGACGGTGGCCACCTGTCtgtcttgccagaagtatcataacCTCTCGCACCGGCTGATCGAGGAGATAAAGATGCCCACGGTCTCTTGCTCGTTCGACCAGTGA